The following proteins are co-located in the Citrobacter freundii ATCC 8090 = MTCC 1658 = NBRC 12681 genome:
- the arcB gene encoding aerobic respiration two-component sensor histidine kinase ArcB: MKQIRMLAQYYVDLMMKLGLVRFSLLLALALVVLAIVVQMAVTMVLHGQVESIDVIRSIFFGLLITPWAVYFLSVVVEQLEESRQRLSRLVQKLEEMRERDLKLNVQLKDNIAQLNQEIVEREKAEAERQETFEQLKVEIKEREEAQIQLEQQSSFLRSFLDASPDLVFYRNEDKEFSGCNRAMELLTGKSEKQLVNLKPADVYSPEAAEKVIETDEKVFRHNVSLTYEQWLDYPDGRKACFEIRKVPYYDRVGKRHGLMGFGRDITERKRYQDALERASRDKTTFISTISHELRTPLNGIVGLSRILLDTDLTAEQEKYLKTIHVSAVTLGNIFNDIIDMDKMERRKVQLDNQPVDFTSFMADLENLSGLQAQQKGLRFVLEPTLPLPHKVITDGTRLRQILWNLISNAVKFTQQGQVTVRARYDQGDMLHFEVEDSGIGIPQDEQDKIFAMYYQVKDSNGGKPATGTGIGLAVSKRLAKNMGGDITVSSQAGKGSIFTLTVHAPAVAEEIEDAFEDDDMPLPALNVLLVEDIELNVIVARSVLEKLGNSVDVAMTGKAALEMFTPGEYDLVLLDIQLPDMTGLDISRELTQKYAREDLPPLVALTANVLKDKKEYLDAGMDDVLSKPLSVPALTAMIKKYWDTRNEEESTVTSEESSKSQALLDIPMLEQYLELVGPKLITDGLAVFEKMMPGYLSVLESNLTARDKKGVVEEGHKIKGAAGSVGLRHLQQLGQQIQSPDLPAWEDNVAEWIEEMKQEWQHDVAVLKAWVASVEKK, encoded by the coding sequence ATGAAGCAAATCCGTATGCTGGCGCAATATTACGTCGACCTAATGATGAAGTTGGGTCTGGTGCGCTTTTCGCTGCTGTTGGCGCTGGCTCTGGTCGTGTTGGCAATTGTGGTGCAGATGGCTGTCACCATGGTGCTGCATGGCCAGGTAGAAAGCATTGATGTTATCCGTTCTATCTTTTTTGGTCTGTTAATTACCCCTTGGGCTGTCTATTTCCTGTCAGTGGTGGTGGAGCAACTGGAAGAGTCCCGGCAACGCCTGTCACGACTGGTACAAAAGCTGGAAGAGATGCGCGAGCGCGATCTCAAGCTCAATGTGCAATTGAAAGATAATATAGCCCAGCTCAATCAGGAAATTGTTGAGCGCGAAAAAGCCGAAGCGGAGCGCCAGGAAACGTTCGAGCAACTGAAGGTTGAAATCAAAGAGCGCGAAGAAGCGCAGATCCAGCTCGAGCAACAGTCTTCCTTTTTACGCTCTTTCCTTGATGCCTCGCCGGATCTGGTTTTTTATCGCAATGAAGATAAAGAATTTTCCGGCTGTAACCGTGCCATGGAACTGCTGACTGGCAAAAGCGAAAAGCAGCTGGTGAACTTAAAACCGGCTGACGTTTACTCTCCTGAAGCGGCTGAAAAGGTAATTGAAACCGACGAGAAGGTATTCCGTCATAACGTCTCACTCACCTACGAACAGTGGCTGGACTACCCGGACGGGCGCAAAGCCTGCTTTGAAATTCGTAAAGTGCCGTACTATGACCGCGTAGGTAAGCGACATGGCCTGATGGGTTTTGGGCGCGATATTACCGAGCGTAAGCGCTATCAGGACGCGCTTGAACGTGCCAGCCGTGATAAGACCACCTTCATTTCCACCATCAGCCACGAGCTGCGCACTCCGCTTAACGGCATTGTCGGCTTAAGCCGGATCCTGTTGGATACAGACCTGACCGCTGAGCAGGAAAAATACCTGAAAACCATCCATGTCTCTGCCGTGACGCTGGGGAATATTTTCAACGATATCATAGATATGGATAAGATGGAGCGACGTAAAGTCCAGCTCGATAACCAGCCTGTTGATTTCACCAGCTTTATGGCGGATCTGGAAAACCTTTCTGGCCTGCAGGCGCAGCAAAAAGGGCTGCGTTTTGTACTTGAGCCAACGTTACCGCTACCGCATAAGGTCATTACCGACGGCACGCGTTTGCGCCAGATTCTGTGGAATCTGATCAGCAACGCCGTGAAGTTCACTCAGCAGGGACAGGTGACCGTGCGGGCGCGCTATGACCAAGGCGATATGCTGCATTTCGAGGTTGAAGATTCTGGGATCGGCATTCCGCAGGATGAGCAGGATAAAATCTTCGCCATGTATTATCAGGTGAAGGACAGCAACGGCGGTAAACCGGCCACAGGAACCGGGATTGGTTTGGCCGTGTCGAAGCGTCTGGCGAAAAATATGGGCGGCGATATTACGGTTTCCAGCCAGGCAGGTAAAGGCTCCATCTTTACGCTGACCGTACATGCGCCTGCGGTAGCGGAAGAGATTGAAGACGCCTTTGAAGACGATGACATGCCGCTGCCAGCCCTGAATGTGCTGCTGGTGGAAGACATTGAACTAAACGTTATTGTTGCGCGTTCCGTGCTGGAAAAATTAGGCAACAGCGTGGATGTCGCGATGACCGGGAAAGCCGCGCTGGAAATGTTTACGCCGGGTGAATATGACCTGGTGCTGCTGGATATTCAGCTACCGGATATGACCGGTCTGGATATCTCGCGGGAGCTCACGCAAAAATACGCTCGTGAGGACCTTCCGCCGCTAGTTGCACTCACCGCCAACGTACTGAAAGATAAAAAAGAGTATTTGGACGCGGGAATGGATGACGTGCTGAGTAAGCCGCTGTCGGTTCCGGCGCTAACCGCCATGATCAAAAAATACTGGGATACCAGAAACGAAGAGGAGAGCACTGTGACATCTGAAGAAAGCAGTAAATCGCAAGCGCTGTTAGATATTCCTATGTTGGAACAATACCTCGAGCTGGTGGGACCGAAGTTAATTACCGACGGGCTGGCGGTGTTTGAGAAGATGATGCCGGGATATTTGAGCGTGCTGGAGTCAAACTTGACCGCACGGGATAAAAAAGGCGTGGTTGAGGAAGGTCATAAAATTAAAGGCGCAGCAGGTTCTGTGGGGCTGCGTCACCTGCAACAGTTAGGTCAGCAAATCCAGTCTCCGGACCTTCCCGCCTGGGAAGATAACGTTGCTGAATGGATTGAAGAGATGAAGCAGGAGTGGCAGCACGACGTGGCGGTATTAAAAGCCTGGGTGGCGAGCGTGGAAAAAAAATGA
- a CDS encoding TIGR01212 family radical SAM protein (This family includes YhcC from E. coli K-12, an uncharacterized radical SAM protein.) yields the protein MQLQKLVNMFGGDLSRRYGQKVHKLTLHGGFSCPNRDGTIGRGGCTFCNVASFADETQQHHSIAEQLEHQAQLVNRARRYLAYFQAYTSTFAEVQVLRSMYQQAVSQASIVGLCVGTRPDCVPDAVLDLLCEYKDLGYEVWLELGLQTAHDKTLHRINRGHDFACYQNTTRLARERGLKVCSHLIVGLPGEGQAECLQTMERVVETGVDGIKLHPLHIVKGSTMAKAWEAGRLNGIELDDYTVTAGEMIRHTPPEVIYHRISASARRPTLLAPLWCENRWTGMVELDKYLNEHGVQGSALGTPWVQPGI from the coding sequence ATGCAGTTACAGAAATTAGTCAATATGTTTGGTGGGGATCTTTCTCGCCGTTATGGGCAAAAGGTTCATAAACTCACGCTGCACGGCGGCTTTAGCTGTCCAAATCGTGATGGCACCATCGGACGTGGCGGATGTACTTTCTGTAATGTCGCCTCGTTTGCCGATGAAACTCAGCAGCATCATTCCATTGCCGAGCAGCTTGAGCATCAGGCGCAATTGGTCAATCGCGCCAGACGCTATCTGGCCTATTTCCAGGCCTATACCAGCACCTTTGCTGAAGTACAGGTGCTGCGGTCGATGTATCAGCAGGCGGTCAGCCAGGCCAGTATCGTCGGGTTATGCGTTGGGACGCGCCCCGACTGCGTGCCGGATGCGGTACTCGATCTGCTTTGCGAGTATAAAGACCTGGGTTATGAGGTATGGCTGGAACTTGGTCTGCAAACCGCACATGACAAAACCCTGCACCGTATTAACCGCGGTCATGATTTTGCCTGCTACCAGAACACCACGCGACTGGCGCGTGAACGCGGGCTGAAAGTCTGTTCGCACCTGATTGTCGGTCTGCCGGGAGAAGGGCAGGCAGAATGCCTACAAACCATGGAGCGTGTGGTGGAGACGGGTGTCGACGGTATTAAGCTGCATCCGCTGCATATTGTGAAAGGCAGTACGATGGCGAAAGCCTGGGAAGCCGGGCGGCTGAACGGAATTGAACTGGACGATTATACGGTTACCGCCGGGGAGATGATCCGCCATACGCCGCCAGAGGTGATTTATCATCGCATTTCCGCCAGCGCGCGTCGCCCAACGCTGTTAGCACCGCTATGGTGTGAAAATCGCTGGACTGGGATGGTTGAACTGGATAAGTACCTTAACGAGCACGGCGTGCAAGGCTCGGCGCTGGGTACGCCATGGGTGCAGCCGGGGATCTAA
- the gltB gene encoding glutamate synthase large subunit — MLYDKSLERDNCGFGLIAHIEGEPSHKVVRTAIHALARMQHRGAILADGKTGDGCGLLLQKPDRFFRIVAQERGWRLAKNYAVGMIFLNKDPELAAASRRIVEEELQQETLSIVGWRDVPTNEGVLGEIALSSLPRIEQIFVNAPAGWRPRDMERRLFIARRRIEKRLLQDKDFYVCSLSNLVNIYKGLCMPADLPRFYLDLADLRLESAICLFHQRFSTNTVPRWPLAQPFRYLAHNGEINTITGNRQWARARTYKFQTPLIPDLHDAAPFVNETGSDSSSMDNMLELLLAGGMDIIRAMRLLVPPAWQNNPDMDPELRAFFDFNSMHMEPWDGPAGIVMSDGRFAACNLDRNGLRPARYVITKDKLITCASEVGIWDYQPDEVVEKGRVGPGELMVIDTRSGRILHSAETDDDLKSRHPYKEWMEKNVRRLVPFEDLADDQVGSRELDDDTLASYQKQFNYSAEELDSVIRVLGENGQEAVGSMGDDTPFAVLSSQPRIIYDYFRQQFAQVTNPPIDPLREAHVMSLATSIGREMNVFCEAEGQAHRLSFKSPILLYSDFTQLTTMKEEHYRADRLDITFDATETTLEETVKALCDKAEQMVRNGTVLLVLSDRNIAKNRLPVPAPMAVGAVQTRLVEQSLRCDANIIVETASARDPHHFAVLLGFGATAIYPYLAYETLGRLIDTQAIAKDYRTVMLNYRNGINKGLYKIMSKMGISTIASYRCSKLFEAVGLHDDVVALCFQGVVSRISGAGFTDFQQDLLNLSKHAWLARKPISQGGLLKYVHGGEYHAYNPDVVRTLQQAVQSGEYSDYQEYAKLVNERPAATLRDLLAITPGDEAVSISEVEPATELFKRFDTAAMSIGALSPEAHEALAEAMNSIGGNSNSGEGGEDPARYGTNKVSRIKQVASGRFGVTPAYLVNADVIQIKVAQGAKPGEGGQLPGDKVTPYIAKLRYSVPGVTLISPPPHHDIYSIEDLAQLIFDLKQVNPKAMISVKLVSEPGVGTIATGVAKAYADLITIAGYDGGTGASPLSSVKYAGCPWELGLVETQQALVANGLRHKIRLQVDGGLKTGVDIIKAAILGAESFGFGTGPMVALGCKYLRICHLNNCATGVATQDEKLRKNHYHGLPFKVTNYFEFIAREVRELMASLGVTRLVDLIGRTDLLKELEGFTAKQQKLELSRLLETAEPHPGKALHCTENNPPFDNGVLNAQLLQQAKPFVDERQSKTFWFDIRNTDRSVGASLSGYIAQTHGDQGLASDPIKAHFSGTAGQSFGVWNAGGVELYLTGDANDYVGKGMAGGLLAVRPPVGSAFRSHEASIIGNTCLYGATGGRLFAAGRAGERFAVRNSGAITVVEGIGDNGCEYMTGGIVCILGKTGVNFGAGMTGGFAYVLDEDGEFRKRVNPELVEVLSVDSLAIHEEHLRGLITEHVQHTGSSHGEEILANWPAFSAKFALVKPKSSDVKALLGHRSRSAAELRVQAQ, encoded by the coding sequence ATGTTGTACGATAAATCCCTTGAGAGGGATAACTGTGGTTTCGGCCTGATCGCCCACATAGAAGGCGAACCTAGCCACAAGGTAGTGCGTACCGCCATACACGCACTGGCCCGTATGCAGCACCGTGGCGCAATTCTTGCCGATGGAAAAACCGGCGATGGTTGCGGCCTGCTGTTACAAAAACCTGACCGCTTTTTCCGCATCGTGGCGCAAGAGCGCGGCTGGCGTTTAGCCAAAAACTACGCCGTCGGCATGATCTTTTTAAATAAAGACCCTGAGCTGGCTGCGGCTTCTCGTCGCATTGTTGAAGAAGAATTACAGCAGGAAACCCTGTCGATTGTCGGCTGGCGCGACGTGCCGACCAACGAAGGTGTTCTCGGTGAAATTGCGCTCTCCTCCCTGCCTCGTATCGAGCAAATTTTTGTTAACGCCCCTGCGGGCTGGCGTCCGCGTGATATGGAGCGTCGCCTGTTCATCGCGCGTCGTCGTATCGAAAAACGCCTCCTGCAAGACAAAGATTTCTACGTCTGTAGCTTGTCGAATCTGGTCAATATCTATAAAGGTCTGTGTATGCCGGCGGATCTGCCGCGCTTCTACCTGGACCTGGCAGACCTGCGTCTGGAATCGGCCATCTGCCTGTTCCACCAGCGCTTCTCCACCAACACCGTACCGCGCTGGCCGCTGGCGCAGCCGTTCCGCTATCTGGCGCACAACGGTGAAATCAACACCATCACCGGCAACCGCCAATGGGCGCGCGCCCGTACCTATAAGTTCCAGACCCCGTTGATCCCGGATCTGCACGACGCCGCGCCGTTTGTTAACGAAACCGGCTCAGACTCCAGTTCGATGGATAACATGCTGGAACTGCTGCTGGCAGGCGGGATGGACATCATCCGCGCCATGCGCTTACTGGTTCCACCGGCATGGCAGAACAACCCGGATATGGATCCGGAGCTGCGCGCGTTCTTTGACTTTAACTCCATGCACATGGAACCGTGGGACGGCCCGGCGGGCATCGTCATGTCCGACGGCCGCTTTGCCGCCTGTAACCTTGACCGTAACGGCTTGCGTCCGGCACGCTACGTCATCACCAAAGACAAGCTGATTACCTGCGCCTCTGAAGTCGGGATCTGGGATTATCAGCCGGATGAAGTGGTAGAGAAAGGCCGCGTCGGCCCTGGCGAGCTGATGGTTATCGATACTCGCAGCGGGCGCATTCTCCACTCCGCCGAAACCGATGATGACCTGAAAAGCCGTCACCCATACAAAGAGTGGATGGAGAAAAACGTCCGCCGTCTGGTGCCGTTCGAAGACCTGGCTGACGATCAGGTCGGCAGCCGTGAACTGGACGATGACACCCTCGCCAGCTATCAGAAACAGTTTAACTACAGCGCTGAAGAGCTGGATTCCGTGATCCGCGTGCTCGGCGAAAATGGCCAGGAAGCGGTCGGTTCAATGGGTGACGATACCCCGTTTGCCGTACTCTCCAGCCAGCCGCGCATCATTTATGACTACTTCCGCCAGCAGTTCGCGCAGGTGACTAACCCGCCGATCGATCCGCTGCGTGAAGCGCACGTTATGTCGCTGGCCACCAGCATCGGTCGTGAGATGAACGTCTTCTGCGAAGCCGAAGGTCAGGCACACCGCCTGAGCTTTAAATCGCCGATCCTGCTGTACTCCGATTTCACCCAGCTTACCACCATGAAAGAGGAGCATTATCGCGCTGACCGTCTGGATATCACCTTCGACGCGACCGAAACTACGCTCGAAGAGACCGTCAAAGCATTGTGCGATAAGGCGGAACAGATGGTGCGCAACGGCACGGTACTGCTGGTACTCTCTGACCGCAACATCGCCAAAAATCGTCTGCCGGTTCCGGCGCCGATGGCCGTGGGCGCAGTGCAAACGCGTCTGGTAGAACAAAGCCTGCGCTGCGACGCCAACATCATCGTTGAAACCGCCAGTGCCCGCGATCCGCACCATTTTGCCGTCCTGCTCGGTTTTGGCGCGACGGCAATCTATCCGTATCTCGCGTATGAAACATTGGGACGTCTGATCGACACTCAGGCGATTGCCAAAGATTACCGGACCGTGATGCTGAACTACCGTAACGGCATCAACAAAGGTCTGTACAAAATCATGTCCAAAATGGGCATCTCGACCATTGCCTCCTACCGCTGCTCGAAGCTGTTTGAAGCCGTTGGTCTGCACGATGATGTGGTTGCGTTGTGCTTCCAGGGCGTGGTCAGCCGTATTAGCGGTGCAGGGTTTACCGACTTCCAGCAGGATCTGCTGAACCTCTCCAAACATGCATGGCTGGCGCGTAAACCTATCAGCCAGGGCGGTTTGCTGAAGTACGTCCACGGCGGCGAATACCACGCCTACAACCCGGACGTGGTACGCACTCTGCAGCAGGCGGTACAAAGCGGCGAGTACAGCGACTATCAGGAATACGCCAAGCTGGTTAATGAGCGTCCGGCGGCCACGCTGCGCGATCTGCTGGCGATTACGCCTGGCGATGAAGCCGTAAGCATTAGCGAAGTAGAACCCGCGACCGAACTGTTTAAACGCTTTGATACCGCCGCCATGTCTATCGGCGCATTAAGCCCCGAAGCACACGAAGCGCTGGCCGAAGCGATGAACAGCATCGGCGGCAACTCGAACTCCGGTGAAGGCGGCGAAGACCCGGCGCGCTACGGCACCAATAAAGTGTCACGCATTAAGCAGGTTGCTTCCGGTCGCTTTGGCGTAACCCCGGCATACCTGGTCAATGCCGATGTCATTCAGATTAAAGTCGCTCAGGGCGCGAAACCTGGCGAAGGCGGTCAGTTACCAGGTGATAAAGTCACCCCGTACATCGCCAAACTACGCTATTCAGTGCCGGGCGTGACGCTGATCTCCCCGCCGCCGCACCACGATATCTACTCTATCGAGGATTTAGCGCAGCTGATTTTCGACCTGAAACAGGTCAACCCGAAGGCGATGATCTCGGTGAAGCTGGTTTCCGAACCAGGCGTTGGTACCATCGCTACTGGCGTAGCGAAAGCCTATGCGGATCTGATCACCATTGCTGGCTACGATGGCGGCACTGGCGCAAGCCCGCTCTCATCAGTGAAATATGCGGGCTGCCCGTGGGAACTCGGCCTGGTGGAAACCCAGCAGGCGCTGGTGGCTAACGGTCTGCGTCACAAGATTCGTCTGCAGGTCGATGGCGGTCTGAAAACCGGCGTCGATATCATTAAAGCGGCAATTCTGGGTGCAGAAAGCTTTGGCTTCGGTACCGGCCCGATGGTGGCGCTGGGCTGTAAATATCTGCGTATTTGCCACCTGAACAACTGCGCAACCGGTGTTGCAACTCAGGATGAGAAACTGCGTAAGAATCACTATCACGGCCTGCCGTTCAAAGTGACCAACTACTTTGAATTTATCGCCCGTGAAGTGCGCGAGCTGATGGCCTCGCTGGGCGTTACCCGCCTGGTGGATCTGATTGGTCGCACCGACCTGCTCAAAGAGCTGGAAGGGTTTACCGCCAAGCAGCAAAAGCTGGAGCTGTCTCGTCTGCTGGAAACCGCCGAACCGCATCCTGGTAAAGCGCTGCATTGCACCGAGAACAACCCGCCGTTTGATAATGGCGTGCTGAACGCCCAGCTGTTACAGCAGGCGAAGCCGTTCGTCGACGAGCGCCAGAGCAAAACCTTCTGGTTCGATATCCGCAACACCGACCGTTCCGTCGGCGCATCGCTGTCGGGCTATATCGCTCAGACGCATGGCGATCAGGGGCTGGCGTCTGACCCGATCAAAGCGCACTTCAGCGGTACTGCAGGCCAGAGCTTTGGCGTGTGGAACGCGGGCGGTGTGGAGCTGTATCTGACCGGCGATGCCAACGACTATGTCGGTAAAGGCATGGCGGGTGGTCTGCTGGCAGTGCGTCCTCCGGTTGGCTCTGCTTTCCGTAGCCATGAAGCGAGCATCATCGGTAACACCTGCCTGTATGGCGCCACCGGTGGTCGCCTGTTTGCTGCGGGTCGTGCGGGTGAGCGCTTTGCAGTGCGTAACTCTGGCGCAATCACCGTGGTTGAAGGTATTGGCGACAACGGCTGTGAATACATGACCGGCGGCATCGTCTGTATTCTCGGCAAAACCGGCGTTAACTTCGGCGCGGGCATGACCGGCGGATTCGCCTACGTACTCGACGAAGACGGTGAATTCCGCAAACGCGTAAACCCGGAACTGGTCGAAGTGCTGAGCGTGGACTCGCTGGCGATCCACGAAGAGCACCTGCGCGGCCTGATTACCGAGCACGTACAGCATACCGGTTCTTCTCACGGCGAAGAGATCCTGGCGAACTGGCCAGCATTCTCGGCGAAATTCGCGCTGGTAAAACCAAAATCCAGTGATGTGAAAGCACTGTTGGGTCACCGTAGTCGTAGCGCAGCAGAGCTGCGTGTGCAGGCGCAGTAA
- a CDS encoding glutamate synthase small subunit, translating to MSQNVYQFIDLQRVDPPKKPLKIRKIEFIEIYEPFSEGQAKAQADRCLSCGNPYCEWKCPVHNYIPNWLKLANEGRIFEAAELSHQTNTLPEVCGRVCPQDRLCEGSCTLNDEFGAVTIGNIERYINDKAFEMGWRPDMTGVRQTDKRVAIIGAGPAGLACADVLTRNGVKAVVFDRHPEIGGLLTFGIPAFKLEKEVMTRRREIFTGMGIEFKLNVEVGRDVQLNDLLKDYDAVFLGVGTYQSMRGGLENEDADGVFDALPFLIANTKQLMGFGESSNEPYISMEGKRVVVLGGGDTAMDCVRTSVRQEASHVICAYRRDEENMPGSKREVKNAREEGVEFQFNVQPLGVEVNANGKVCGVKMARTEMGEPDAKGRRRAEIVAGSEHVVPADAVVLAFGFRPHSMEWLKEHSVELDSQGRIIAPERSDNAFQTSNPKIFAGGDIVRGSDLVVTAIAEGRKAADGILNYLEV from the coding sequence ATGAGTCAGAACGTATACCAATTTATCGACCTGCAGCGTGTTGATCCGCCGAAGAAGCCGCTGAAGATCCGTAAGATCGAATTTATCGAGATCTACGAGCCGTTTTCTGAAGGTCAGGCCAAAGCACAGGCAGATCGCTGCCTGTCCTGCGGTAACCCGTACTGCGAGTGGAAGTGTCCGGTGCATAACTACATCCCGAACTGGCTGAAGTTGGCGAATGAGGGACGTATTTTTGAAGCGGCAGAGCTTTCGCACCAGACCAACACCTTGCCGGAAGTCTGTGGCCGTGTATGCCCGCAGGATCGACTGTGTGAAGGATCCTGTACGCTGAACGATGAGTTTGGCGCGGTAACTATCGGCAATATTGAGCGCTATATCAACGATAAAGCGTTTGAGATGGGCTGGCGTCCGGATATGACCGGTGTTCGCCAGACGGACAAGCGCGTCGCCATTATCGGTGCCGGTCCTGCAGGTCTGGCGTGCGCTGATGTGCTGACCCGCAACGGCGTAAAGGCGGTGGTATTTGACCGTCACCCGGAAATCGGCGGCTTGCTGACCTTCGGTATCCCAGCCTTCAAGCTGGAAAAAGAGGTCATGACCCGTCGCCGTGAAATCTTCACCGGCATGGGCATTGAGTTCAAACTCAACGTGGAAGTAGGCCGTGACGTACAGCTCAATGATTTGCTGAAGGATTACGACGCCGTGTTCCTTGGCGTAGGAACCTATCAGTCGATGCGCGGCGGGCTGGAAAACGAAGACGCTGATGGCGTGTTTGATGCCCTGCCGTTCCTGATTGCCAATACCAAACAGTTGATGGGCTTTGGCGAAAGCAGCAATGAGCCATATATCAGCATGGAAGGCAAACGTGTCGTCGTGCTCGGCGGTGGCGATACCGCGATGGACTGCGTGCGCACCTCCGTACGTCAGGAAGCATCGCACGTTATCTGCGCCTATCGTCGCGATGAAGAGAACATGCCGGGTTCGAAACGCGAAGTGAAAAACGCGCGCGAAGAAGGCGTCGAGTTCCAGTTCAACGTCCAGCCTTTAGGTGTGGAAGTGAATGCCAACGGGAAAGTGTGCGGCGTGAAAATGGCGCGCACTGAAATGGGCGAACCGGATGCGAAGGGACGTCGCCGTGCGGAGATCGTCGCTGGCTCCGAGCACGTTGTTCCGGCTGATGCCGTGGTCCTGGCGTTTGGTTTCCGCCCACACAGCATGGAATGGTTGAAAGAGCACAGCGTCGAACTGGATTCACAGGGGCGCATTATTGCCCCGGAACGTAGCGACAACGCTTTCCAGACCAGCAACCCGAAAATCTTCGCCGGTGGCGACATCGTGCGCGGTTCGGATCTGGTGGTCACCGCGATTGCCGAAGGTCGTAAAGCGGCAGACGGGATTCTGAATTACCTGGAAGTGTAA
- the codB gene encoding cytosine permease, producing the protein MSQDNNYSQGPVPLAARKGVVPLTFVMLGLTFFSASMWTGGTLGTGLSYNDFFLAVLFGNLLLGIYTAFLGFIGAKTGLSTHLLARYSFGLKGSWLPSLLLGGTQVGWFGVGVAMFAIPVGKATGIDVNILIAVSGLLMTLTIFFGISALTVLSIIAVPAIVVLGSYSVWLAVSDVGGLDHLKEIVPQTPLNFSTALALVVGSFVSAGTLTADFVRFGRNAKGAVLIAMVAFFLGNSLMFIFGAAGAAAVGQADISDVMIAQGLLLPAIVVLGLNIWTTNDNALYASGLGFANITGLSSRTLSVANGIIGTLCALWLYNNFVGWLTFLSAAIPPIGGVIIADYLLNHRRYADFSKAQFISVNWIAILSVALGIAAGHYIPGIVPVNAVLGGVFSYILLNPLFNRSLAKSPEVSHAE; encoded by the coding sequence GTGTCGCAGGACAACAATTATAGCCAGGGCCCCGTCCCTCTGGCGGCGCGGAAAGGCGTGGTTCCACTAACATTTGTTATGTTGGGACTTACATTTTTTTCCGCCAGTATGTGGACCGGTGGCACACTCGGTACCGGTCTTTCCTATAATGATTTCTTCCTGGCAGTTCTCTTCGGTAATCTTCTCCTCGGTATTTACACTGCATTTCTCGGTTTTATCGGCGCAAAAACAGGGCTCTCAACCCACCTTCTGGCGCGTTACTCATTTGGTTTGAAAGGTTCATGGCTTCCCTCACTGTTGTTAGGTGGTACGCAGGTAGGCTGGTTTGGCGTGGGTGTGGCTATGTTTGCTATCCCGGTGGGCAAAGCGACGGGAATTGACGTCAATATCCTGATTGCGGTTTCTGGTCTGTTGATGACCCTGACCATCTTTTTTGGCATCTCGGCGCTGACCGTTTTATCTATCATCGCCGTGCCTGCCATCGTCGTTCTTGGCAGCTACTCCGTCTGGCTGGCGGTGAGTGATGTCGGCGGTTTAGACCATTTAAAAGAGATAGTGCCGCAGACGCCGCTGAATTTCTCCACCGCCCTGGCGCTGGTGGTCGGTTCGTTTGTCAGCGCAGGAACATTAACCGCCGACTTCGTTCGCTTTGGTCGCAACGCCAAAGGCGCGGTGCTGATTGCCATGGTGGCGTTTTTCCTTGGCAACTCCTTGATGTTTATCTTCGGCGCTGCGGGCGCGGCTGCGGTTGGACAGGCGGATATCTCTGACGTGATGATTGCCCAGGGACTGCTGCTGCCCGCGATTGTAGTGCTCGGTCTGAACATCTGGACGACTAACGACAATGCGCTGTATGCCTCAGGTCTGGGATTTGCCAATATTACCGGCCTTTCCAGCCGTACGCTGTCGGTGGCTAACGGTATTATCGGCACATTGTGTGCGCTATGGCTTTACAATAACTTTGTCGGTTGGCTGACTTTTCTGTCGGCAGCAATTCCCCCGATTGGCGGGGTGATCATCGCCGACTATCTGCTGAACCATCGTCGCTATGCCGACTTCAGCAAAGCGCAATTTATTTCCGTAAACTGGATAGCGATCCTGTCCGTTGCATTGGGCATTGCCGCAGGTCACTATATTCCCGGTATTGTGCCCGTCAACGCCGTACTTGGCGGCGTATTCAGCTATATCCTGCTGAATCCACTTTTCAATCGCAGCCTTGCTAAATCACCAGAGGTCAGCCATGCAGAATAA